One Thermogemmata fonticola DNA window includes the following coding sequences:
- a CDS encoding peptidylprolyl isomerase — protein MSANRFRSWWGIAMALAAVCGYGIGSITSTGALLFAQSQNHGSNNKQVVAYIYNGIPVTREELGEFLIARGGYQKLELLVNKRIIEIEAARRNLSVTPEEVQAALNENLRTLGISKEDFVNKVLPHYGKTLYEWTEDVIKPRLLLTKMCRDRVKVHEEDIQRAFENKYGERRQAKIIIWRPAELKVAQKQWDEARRSDEDFDRIARMQADPNLAAACGLVAPIGRYAWVDSEGKSDAVEKMLFSLKEGEISQLFQTPAGIMCVKCVKIIPPDPRVKLEQVRGELEKEIFDKKLNAEIPRFFGELKDQARPQLLLKGPPTPEEFSEGTRRLIEAAGLQVPPSTDSSNNNSPQEKK, from the coding sequence GTGTCTGCGAATCGTTTCCGTTCCTGGTGGGGTATCGCGATGGCTTTGGCCGCAGTGTGTGGCTATGGTATCGGCAGTATAACGAGTACCGGAGCTTTGCTATTCGCACAGTCTCAAAATCATGGAAGTAATAATAAACAAGTAGTTGCATATATTTATAATGGAATACCAGTTACGCGTGAAGAACTCGGCGAGTTTTTGATTGCACGTGGCGGATATCAAAAGTTGGAGCTATTGGTTAATAAGCGCATCATCGAAATCGAAGCCGCGCGGCGCAATCTCAGCGTAACACCGGAAGAAGTTCAAGCTGCCCTCAATGAAAATCTACGCACTTTAGGTATCAGTAAAGAAGATTTCGTCAACAAAGTCCTTCCCCATTATGGTAAAACACTTTATGAGTGGACAGAAGATGTTATTAAACCGAGATTGTTGTTAACAAAGATGTGCCGAGATCGCGTCAAAGTCCATGAGGAAGACATACAACGTGCCTTTGAGAATAAATACGGAGAGCGTCGGCAAGCCAAGATCATCATTTGGCGCCCCGCGGAATTGAAAGTAGCCCAAAAGCAATGGGATGAGGCCCGGCGGAGTGACGAAGATTTTGACCGTATCGCACGCATGCAAGCGGACCCGAACCTAGCGGCTGCTTGTGGGCTAGTCGCTCCGATCGGAAGATATGCTTGGGTAGATAGCGAAGGCAAAAGCGATGCGGTGGAAAAAATGCTCTTCAGTCTCAAGGAAGGCGAAATCAGCCAGCTATTCCAAACTCCGGCAGGTATTATGTGCGTAAAATGTGTGAAGATCATCCCTCCAGATCCACGTGTAAAATTGGAGCAAGTCCGTGGAGAACTCGAAAAGGAGATTTTTGACAAAAAACTGAATGCGGAAATCCCTAGATTCTTTGGGGAACTCAAGGACCAAGCTCGGCCGCAGTTGCTCCTCAAAGGCCCACCGACCCCGGAAGAGTTCTCGGAGGGAACCCGACGCCTGATCGAAGCCGCTGGCCTACAAGTCCCTCCTTCAACCGACTCTAGTAACAACAACTCACCCCAGGAAAAGAAGTAG
- a CDS encoding ABC transporter ATP-binding protein codes for MYNSALYKDEPLLQFIDVSKWFGPILALSQITWTFKSGIVGLVGANGAGKSTFLRLAAGLLRPTLGEVKIAGHDAWDWRSRRLIGYCPSTDAFFHDLSGQQFVLVMARLCGMTRREARKSTEAILQRLGLHDLATRPIYGYSKGMRQRIKLAQALVHHPPLLILDEPLAGIDPLGRHELIGLFRQLNQEGHSLIISSHELETLEQLTDQILILSRGRLAAAGTIAEIRHQLSEYPITIRITVSSPRELARQLIDWPEVSAIEWPASSQHTSCNTLLVRVHRPREFFQRLTQFLAQNTSWDITCFESIDESAHALLGYILGGSGKT; via the coding sequence ATGTATAATTCAGCTCTTTACAAAGATGAGCCATTGCTGCAATTCATCGACGTTTCCAAGTGGTTCGGTCCTATCCTGGCTTTAAGTCAGATCACCTGGACCTTCAAGTCCGGAATCGTAGGACTGGTCGGTGCTAATGGAGCTGGCAAGTCCACCTTCTTGCGCCTGGCCGCTGGCTTGCTTCGGCCGACTCTGGGGGAAGTCAAAATTGCGGGACATGACGCGTGGGACTGGCGCAGTCGGCGCTTAATAGGGTATTGCCCCAGCACCGACGCGTTTTTTCACGATCTGAGCGGACAGCAATTCGTCTTGGTCATGGCTCGTCTATGCGGAATGACACGGCGGGAGGCACGAAAAAGCACGGAAGCGATCTTACAGCGTCTAGGCCTGCACGATTTGGCAACCCGACCTATTTATGGGTACTCTAAGGGCATGCGCCAACGGATCAAATTAGCTCAGGCTCTTGTACACCACCCCCCTCTCCTGATCCTTGATGAGCCTTTGGCGGGAATCGATCCGTTAGGACGACACGAACTCATCGGTCTCTTTCGACAGTTGAATCAGGAAGGTCACTCCCTCATCATCTCCAGTCACGAATTGGAAACTCTGGAGCAGCTTACGGACCAGATTCTCATCCTGAGTCGAGGCCGGCTCGCGGCTGCTGGTACGATCGCAGAAATCCGCCATCAGCTCTCGGAATATCCCATTACCATTCGGATAACAGTCAGCTCTCCTCGCGAGTTGGCCCGCCAACTTATCGACTGGCCGGAGGTCAGTGCCATCGAATGGCCTGCTTCCTCGCAACATACATCCTGCAACACACTACTCGTTCGTGTGCATCGACCCAGAGAGTTTTTCCAGCGTCTTACGCAGTTTCTCGCGCAGAATACATCATGGGATATCACATGTTTTGAATCTATTGATGAATCTGCTCATGCATTATTAGGATATATACTCGGTGGTTCTGGAAAAACTTGA
- a CDS encoding cytidylate kinase-like family protein has product MNPKDVVYESPLHGYQGDRVPQAQKVLPAGLTLCISREAGARGGTIARKVGDLLGWQVFAQDSIDYLLQQENARQQLETELSISSQDWLAEQRKRLEGQRWPSEDAKTLVDLLLVIAARGEAVIVGRGAGFLLPPQSTIHVRIVAPFPDRVAWLAQLLRLTQQQAEEEVQARDRRRARFLSQVFGQEAADPTRYDAVLNSSRLGVEACAQILGWMVRTRQALTAWASDREALLPDSGLWERPS; this is encoded by the coding sequence ATGAATCCCAAAGATGTTGTCTACGAATCGCCTCTTCACGGATATCAGGGGGATCGTGTCCCTCAGGCACAGAAAGTATTACCCGCGGGTTTGACGTTGTGCATTAGTCGTGAAGCCGGTGCACGGGGTGGAACCATTGCTCGCAAAGTCGGCGATCTTCTCGGCTGGCAGGTCTTTGCCCAAGATAGCATCGATTATCTGCTCCAACAGGAGAATGCCCGCCAGCAGTTGGAGACCGAGTTATCTATTTCCTCTCAGGACTGGCTTGCGGAGCAACGGAAGCGCTTGGAAGGCCAACGCTGGCCATCGGAAGATGCAAAAACCTTAGTGGATCTGCTGCTCGTGATTGCAGCCCGTGGAGAAGCCGTCATCGTCGGTCGGGGTGCGGGTTTCCTCTTGCCCCCGCAAAGCACCATCCATGTGCGGATTGTGGCTCCCTTCCCGGATCGTGTCGCTTGGCTGGCCCAACTCCTCCGCCTGACCCAACAGCAGGCCGAAGAAGAGGTCCAAGCACGGGATCGCCGCCGTGCGCGGTTTCTCTCGCAAGTATTTGGACAGGAAGCTGCGGATCCCACCCGTTACGACGCCGTTCTCAATTCCAGCCGTTTGGGAGTTGAAGCCTGCGCTCAGATTCTGGGTTGGATGGTCCGTACTCGCCAGGCTTTGACGGCGTGGGCCTCGGACCGAGAAGCGTTACTTCCAGACTCTGGTCTTTGGGAACGACCCTCATGA
- the moaA gene encoding GTP 3',8-cyclase MoaA: protein MTRYKLPLAGETFSESGKSVFASPFSSTSGELTDRYGRRHNNLRISVTDRCNLRCLYCMPEEVVFLPRQELLSFEEITTFVQAVLPLGIDKIRLTGGEPLLRKDLHKLVRMLSALPGLRDLSLTTNGLLLEEQAPRLYEAGLRRINISLDTLDPQRFRLLTRRDGLERVLAGIQAARQLGFSPIKINMVALRGFAERDLVPLARLCRDWGLELRIIEYMPIGAEEWERDKVVTAEECLQWLEESIAPLRPIANDPTSPAQEYEYLDGQGRVGIIASISRPFCRHCNRLRLTAEGKLRYCLFALEETDIKPLLRQSPPDLLQVQQLVRQTVWAKWPGHQIHSAEFVKPTRTMHAIGG, encoded by the coding sequence GTGACACGGTACAAGTTACCTCTGGCAGGCGAAACCTTCTCTGAAAGCGGGAAAAGCGTTTTTGCTTCCCCGTTTTCCTCCACCTCCGGTGAGCTGACGGACCGATATGGCCGGCGGCATAACAATCTCCGCATTTCAGTCACCGATCGGTGCAATCTCCGATGCCTTTACTGCATGCCGGAGGAGGTGGTCTTCCTGCCCCGACAAGAACTTTTGAGCTTCGAGGAGATCACCACCTTCGTTCAGGCGGTGCTTCCCTTGGGTATCGACAAAATCCGCCTGACAGGTGGCGAGCCTCTCCTCCGCAAGGACTTGCACAAGTTAGTGCGGATGCTGTCCGCCTTACCGGGTCTGCGCGATCTGAGCCTGACAACCAACGGCTTGCTTCTGGAAGAACAGGCTCCGAGGCTTTATGAAGCGGGACTCCGCCGGATCAACATCTCGTTGGATACCCTGGACCCTCAGCGCTTCCGGTTATTGACCCGGCGCGATGGACTGGAGCGGGTGTTAGCCGGCATTCAGGCTGCCCGGCAACTGGGCTTTTCGCCGATCAAGATCAACATGGTGGCTCTTCGGGGCTTCGCAGAACGGGATCTAGTTCCGTTGGCTCGCTTGTGCCGAGATTGGGGTCTGGAGCTGCGCATTATCGAATACATGCCGATCGGGGCCGAAGAATGGGAACGGGATAAAGTCGTCACTGCCGAAGAATGTCTACAATGGCTCGAAGAGTCGATCGCACCACTCCGACCAATCGCGAATGATCCGACCTCTCCCGCTCAGGAATACGAGTATTTGGATGGCCAAGGACGAGTGGGCATCATTGCCTCAATTTCACGGCCTTTTTGCCGCCACTGCAATCGTCTGCGATTGACGGCGGAGGGGAAGCTCCGCTATTGTTTGTTCGCACTCGAAGAGACGGACATCAAGCCGCTTCTTAGGCAATCTCCACCGGATTTGCTACAAGTGCAACAGCTCGTGCGGCAAACCGTCTGGGCCAAATGGCCAGGACATCAAATCCACTCTGCCGAGTTCGTCAAGCCCACGCGGACCATGCACGCCATCGGCGGATAA
- a CDS encoding purine-nucleoside phosphorylase gives MTSPESWLTRRGAPQPRAAIILGSGLGHPPPGYVEVVSGAYQELLPLLHPPVPGHAHRLSIGFWKGVCVLLLYGRLHYYEGYPLEQSTALVRLVATWNIPRLIFTNAAGSLTPALKPGDLMAIRAHYMLVGSTAWKHLLSKTPNERPYTSQLLQRLSDLPQGTYAAVPGPCYETPAEVRALSRCQAHAVGMSTAWEAEAAHHLGLEVAALSCITNYATGIQGSTPAHQEVMEVSRRSYDKLFHHISKLIE, from the coding sequence ATGACGTCCCCGGAATCATGGTTAACCCGGCGGGGGGCACCTCAGCCTCGTGCCGCGATTATTTTGGGATCGGGATTGGGCCATCCTCCCCCCGGCTACGTCGAGGTCGTAAGCGGCGCTTACCAGGAGCTTCTGCCTCTGCTGCACCCTCCTGTTCCAGGACATGCTCATCGGTTGTCCATTGGGTTCTGGAAAGGGGTTTGTGTGCTATTACTTTATGGAAGACTTCACTATTACGAGGGTTATCCCCTGGAACAAAGCACTGCTCTGGTCCGCTTGGTAGCGACTTGGAATATTCCACGGCTCATATTTACCAACGCTGCTGGTAGTCTTACACCCGCATTGAAACCTGGTGATTTGATGGCCATCCGTGCACACTACATGTTAGTAGGGTCGACAGCCTGGAAGCATCTGCTCTCCAAAACCCCGAATGAGCGACCTTATACATCTCAATTATTACAACGCCTGTCTGATCTTCCCCAGGGAACCTATGCCGCCGTTCCTGGACCCTGCTATGAAACTCCTGCGGAAGTTCGAGCATTGAGTAGGTGTCAGGCCCATGCCGTCGGTATGTCCACAGCTTGGGAAGCCGAAGCAGCTCACCACCTCGGCCTGGAAGTCGCAGCACTCAGTTGCATCACCAATTATGCTACAGGTATACAAGGCTCTACTCCTGCTCATCAAGAAGTGATGGAAGTATCCCGTCGGTCCTATGACAAATTATTCCATCATATATCAAAGTTGATTGAGTAG
- the ispF gene encoding 2-C-methyl-D-erythritol 2,4-cyclodiphosphate synthase: protein MEYRIGLGHDTHRLVEGRPLILGGVSIPHLRGLVGHSDADALLHALTDALLGAAGLGDIGEAFPDDDRRWQGADSRIFLDATLQRLQALRWKVVNIDAIIFAQEPKLGAWKAVIRRNLARLLALPEDNINVKAKTGEGVGHIGRGEALAAQVVVLLQRPPLSVPDQDLAPTPSSEPPDTA from the coding sequence GTGGAATATCGCATCGGGCTGGGTCACGATACGCACCGATTGGTCGAGGGACGCCCTTTGATTCTCGGTGGGGTAAGCATTCCCCATCTCCGTGGTCTAGTGGGGCATTCGGACGCCGATGCGCTCTTACATGCTTTGACAGATGCTTTGTTGGGCGCAGCAGGACTGGGAGACATCGGCGAAGCCTTTCCCGACGATGATAGGCGTTGGCAAGGGGCAGACTCCCGTATTTTCCTCGATGCGACCCTACAACGTCTCCAGGCCCTCCGGTGGAAGGTGGTCAATATCGATGCGATCATCTTCGCTCAGGAACCGAAACTGGGAGCCTGGAAAGCTGTCATTCGGCGGAACCTCGCCAGACTCCTAGCTCTTCCCGAAGATAACATCAACGTGAAAGCGAAAACTGGGGAAGGGGTTGGGCATATTGGCCGTGGTGAAGCATTGGCAGCACAAGTCGTTGTCCTGCTCCAGCGACCGCCACTTTCCGTCCCGGACCAGGACTTAGCCCCCACGCCCTCCTCAGAACCACCCGATACAGCCTGA
- a CDS encoding MoaD/ThiS family protein — protein sequence MTQVLVHLRLFAVFRDTLGADLIPVELPAGSTVADLRQALYCRWPTLRNLLERSAIAINQEYASDNHVLSSGDEAALIPPVSGGQPFSPIP from the coding sequence ATGACCCAAGTGCTCGTGCATCTACGCCTGTTCGCAGTCTTCCGAGATACCCTTGGAGCCGACCTGATACCTGTGGAACTGCCGGCTGGAAGCACGGTCGCCGACCTGCGGCAAGCGCTGTACTGTCGCTGGCCGACTCTGCGAAATCTCCTGGAACGAAGCGCTATCGCCATTAACCAAGAGTATGCTTCTGATAACCACGTTCTTTCATCCGGCGATGAAGCGGCTCTGATCCCCCCCGTGAGTGGAGGCCAACCATTCTCCCCCATCCCGTGA
- a CDS encoding carboxypeptidase-like regulatory domain-containing protein: MGLRSSLQCHLSLIAGMGIMLLSPDLASAHALEAIVRVTNTALVIEAGYDDDTPAPSAKVVIRDANQRIVFEGTTDDRGLCTFSLPPPGMYVAEVTSTGHRASVEFVVENAPGEYQSWRPNRRTGLFVGIGGLLVLVLISWWRLRRRQRSPRNSPPMDANQEGGLT; the protein is encoded by the coding sequence ATGGGCTTAAGAAGCTCCCTTCAATGCCATCTGAGCCTCATCGCTGGTATGGGAATCATGCTATTATCGCCGGACCTAGCTAGCGCTCACGCTTTGGAAGCGATTGTGCGGGTGACCAACACTGCCTTAGTCATCGAGGCCGGTTACGACGATGACACACCTGCCCCGAGTGCTAAAGTCGTTATCAGAGATGCCAATCAGCGCATCGTTTTTGAAGGAACAACGGATGATCGCGGCTTATGCACTTTTTCTCTCCCTCCCCCAGGGATGTACGTTGCTGAAGTGACATCAACAGGTCATCGCGCTAGTGTGGAGTTTGTTGTTGAAAATGCTCCTGGGGAATATCAAAGTTGGCGGCCGAACCGCCGCACTGGACTCTTCGTAGGGATCGGCGGATTACTAGTCCTCGTGTTGATAAGCTGGTGGCGATTGCGTCGGCGTCAACGATCTCCTCGGAACAGCCCACCGATGGACGCCAATCAAGAAGGCGGATTGACCTAA
- a CDS encoding ArnT family glycosyltransferase, protein MQEISPKQNWQWSWATAVLLLSVAGGLYLVPVVWGRTLTGHESVQPQTSREMLSSGHWLIPTIGGDVWLERPPPPMWWIGIVYTVTGVKASDSIARLAAVLAALPIILLTVGIAKRLFGKGVAVMAGLILATMHEFYSYAINPEADIFLCLIVTAVLALFVSMEFPHVRTTGAVAGSGKPSFFGTRPWPMAGFFLLLGATNWAKGLLFGTVMAAAPIVLYLLGRALQERSFHPLRPYLWCWGWLIAGAAALAWPVAVIGQYPEILQLWQEHYLGRLHRGYLREPWWYYAVQVPYVLLPWTLPALVGLLCSARAAWQHAGRERFICCWALSAPLLLSLADGKHHHYLLHCLGGWAILAAVGLAPLWGWLQDKLRLIPYSAALGAVAMALLAGTGGILWYSRIPGRWGTIVGAVVFISLATWVILTACQQRHLLRAFVGILAPILAAYWLWVPYQASYLDDYKEDLVFLRGAESLIPNDVPVLVQYDWTAPLETFWVLYHMRRPGVLIRDPWQAAEKTANGGQNSSTAYVLARRLDLPLYRRAGTVETVLESTRTRGEKNPDQRRVLYRIHFTQPLPPAPEDYLRVVRRTLW, encoded by the coding sequence ATGCAGGAGATAAGCCCGAAGCAAAATTGGCAATGGTCCTGGGCCACAGCGGTGCTGCTTCTCAGCGTCGCAGGTGGGCTGTATTTGGTACCCGTGGTGTGGGGGCGAACGCTTACGGGGCACGAATCCGTACAACCTCAGACCAGCCGGGAGATGCTCAGCAGCGGTCACTGGCTTATTCCCACGATTGGCGGGGATGTCTGGTTAGAACGGCCGCCGCCGCCCATGTGGTGGATCGGGATCGTGTACACCGTCACAGGAGTAAAAGCTTCTGATTCAATCGCACGATTGGCTGCTGTTCTGGCTGCCCTGCCCATAATTCTTCTGACTGTAGGAATAGCCAAACGATTATTCGGGAAAGGTGTAGCGGTGATGGCAGGGTTGATCCTGGCCACCATGCACGAGTTCTACTCCTACGCGATCAATCCTGAAGCGGACATTTTTCTTTGCCTGATTGTAACGGCCGTGCTGGCCCTCTTCGTCTCGATGGAATTCCCACACGTCAGAACTACGGGTGCAGTCGCTGGCTCAGGAAAGCCGTCATTTTTCGGCACGCGTCCCTGGCCTATGGCCGGCTTTTTCTTGTTGCTTGGGGCCACGAATTGGGCAAAAGGGCTGCTCTTCGGTACGGTCATGGCTGCCGCCCCGATCGTGTTGTATTTGCTGGGCAGGGCCTTACAGGAGCGATCCTTTCATCCTCTGCGTCCTTATCTCTGGTGCTGGGGCTGGCTGATCGCGGGGGCTGCCGCCTTGGCCTGGCCGGTAGCAGTTATTGGTCAGTATCCCGAAATCCTCCAGTTGTGGCAGGAACATTATCTGGGACGGTTGCATCGCGGATATCTACGGGAACCATGGTGGTATTACGCGGTTCAAGTGCCCTACGTGCTCTTACCCTGGACTCTACCCGCGCTGGTAGGACTTCTTTGCTCAGCCCGAGCGGCATGGCAACACGCCGGCCGAGAACGATTCATCTGCTGCTGGGCGCTTTCCGCTCCTTTGCTCCTTTCACTGGCAGATGGCAAGCACCATCACTATCTGCTCCATTGCCTAGGCGGATGGGCCATCCTCGCCGCCGTAGGATTGGCACCACTCTGGGGTTGGCTTCAGGACAAGCTCCGCCTTATCCCTTATAGTGCTGCGTTGGGCGCAGTTGCCATGGCATTACTCGCTGGTACGGGAGGTATTTTGTGGTATTCTCGAATTCCTGGAAGATGGGGCACAATCGTTGGAGCGGTGGTTTTCATCAGCCTTGCCACTTGGGTAATCCTCACTGCCTGCCAGCAGCGCCATCTGTTACGAGCATTTGTCGGCATCCTCGCACCGATCCTTGCCGCCTATTGGCTCTGGGTCCCCTACCAAGCAAGCTATCTCGATGACTACAAAGAGGACCTGGTTTTTCTCCGAGGTGCGGAAAGCCTAATCCCGAACGATGTCCCAGTGCTGGTGCAGTATGATTGGACCGCGCCTTTGGAAACCTTTTGGGTGCTCTACCACATGCGGCGTCCTGGCGTGTTGATTCGCGATCCCTGGCAAGCGGCCGAAAAAACTGCAAATGGAGGCCAGAATTCGTCAACAGCCTATGTACTCGCCCGCCGGCTTGACCTGCCGCTATACCGCCGCGCTGGTACAGTGGAGACAGTACTGGAAAGCACTCGGACACGAGGGGAAAAAAATCCCGACCAACGGCGTGTTCTCTATCGGATCCACTTTACCCAACCCTTGCCTCCCGCGCCAGAAGACTACCTGCGGGTCGTTCGCCGTACCTTGTGGTGA
- a CDS encoding molybdenum cofactor biosynthesis protein MoaE, with product MIQLTREAIDYHSISEAVRDPHHGAVVLFLGTVRDLTGEDRTLRLEYEAYEPMAKKKLQEILTQVQQQWPGAKVAIVHRLGVLDVGEVSVAVAVSTPHRAEAFAACRYVMEAIKADVPIWKKDINPEGKEQWVHPEEKTGSPATTAGSLQ from the coding sequence ATGATCCAACTGACGCGCGAGGCGATCGATTATCACAGCATCTCCGAAGCGGTGCGAGACCCTCATCACGGTGCTGTGGTGCTTTTTCTGGGCACGGTGCGGGACTTGACGGGCGAGGATCGAACGCTTCGTCTGGAATATGAAGCTTACGAACCAATGGCGAAGAAGAAACTCCAGGAGATCCTAACCCAGGTCCAGCAACAATGGCCTGGAGCCAAAGTAGCCATAGTGCATCGGCTCGGCGTCTTAGATGTCGGTGAAGTGAGCGTCGCCGTGGCCGTTAGCACCCCTCATCGTGCTGAGGCATTCGCGGCCTGCCGCTACGTGATGGAGGCGATCAAAGCCGATGTGCCGATTTGGAAAAAGGACATCAACCCGGAAGGGAAGGAACAATGGGTCCATCCAGAGGAAAAAACAGGTAGCCCGGCAACTACCGCAGGTTCACTACAATGA
- a CDS encoding outer membrane protein assembly factor BamB family protein: MQRTAHILAFGAGIVTMVSLATGIHGQSGRLGPLGLPSVSALDRLNLRAEWSLQLPMEINRDAIMQAQTIDEQLFVQTRTGLFFAIDSRTGQIQWQKQLGNGGYSVMHPAAANERLVFVTFVTKLYAFHRYTGNVEFEIDLGSGPTAGLAADDTGVYCVLGMRTGNSAAHRITVYNLLNPIPVPSQQRVGPIDPQRPWIKDAYGSPVDEVMKRYAPGTRPANGGEPIPVIRPYSLSNTEPTGGYTGSRTPSLSPLPRITPPYTLTNENYTPSLNALPSLRQPYHLRTESSKYIQSTPSIGTIPPSVAAALALTDLRPKPIQPSIRWEYGLRGRIEYPPLLTQRRVWVFLSPQYAYAFNKKDRTLELTDRLVDNITAAPVQAENTIYIPTANALLAVNGELGGTDSGLELLWRTPIPGRNNHSPFITNKYVYVSGDETGVICLDRRTGQVLWQSDKDVDTVFAANEEFVYTRDRVGNLLVFDAGRPTDPFRRRSLPLAELEAGDYNLVITNTVSDRVYLATKGGTILCMRDKAPKYAAPVRVWPTPLIKPAPLKEGQNPPKDGKS, encoded by the coding sequence ATGCAGCGGACAGCGCACATTCTAGCTTTCGGGGCCGGAATCGTTACTATGGTGTCCTTAGCAACGGGGATTCACGGCCAATCCGGAAGACTGGGTCCATTAGGGCTGCCATCGGTATCTGCATTAGATCGCCTCAACTTGCGGGCTGAGTGGTCGCTCCAATTGCCGATGGAAATCAACCGTGATGCCATCATGCAAGCGCAAACTATCGACGAGCAACTTTTTGTCCAAACACGAACGGGTCTTTTTTTCGCTATCGATAGCCGCACGGGGCAAATTCAGTGGCAGAAACAATTGGGCAACGGTGGCTATTCGGTAATGCACCCGGCTGCAGCTAATGAACGTCTCGTTTTCGTTACCTTTGTCACCAAACTTTATGCATTTCACCGATACACAGGCAACGTGGAGTTTGAGATCGACTTGGGCAGCGGCCCCACAGCTGGATTAGCTGCCGATGATACTGGAGTGTATTGTGTATTAGGGATGCGGACTGGTAATAGTGCTGCCCATCGCATCACTGTCTATAACTTACTCAATCCAATTCCTGTACCATCACAGCAACGCGTGGGTCCTATTGATCCTCAACGTCCTTGGATCAAAGATGCCTACGGCTCGCCCGTGGATGAAGTCATGAAACGCTATGCTCCAGGTACACGTCCCGCCAACGGAGGCGAGCCAATCCCAGTGATCCGACCTTACTCCCTCTCCAACACCGAACCCACGGGTGGCTACACCGGCAGTCGCACACCCTCTCTCTCCCCTTTGCCTCGTATCACTCCACCATATACGCTGACCAATGAAAATTATACCCCATCATTGAATGCACTTCCTTCACTACGACAACCATACCATCTTCGTACGGAATCGAGCAAATATATTCAGAGCACGCCATCGATAGGTACCATTCCTCCATCCGTGGCGGCAGCCCTGGCGCTCACAGACCTACGACCCAAGCCAATCCAACCGTCGATACGCTGGGAGTACGGGTTGCGGGGGCGTATCGAGTATCCTCCGCTTCTGACGCAGCGGCGTGTGTGGGTCTTCCTTTCTCCCCAGTACGCCTATGCCTTCAACAAAAAGGATCGAACCTTGGAGTTGACGGACAGATTGGTCGACAACATCACCGCCGCACCGGTCCAAGCTGAGAACACTATTTACATTCCCACTGCTAATGCTCTCTTGGCAGTCAATGGAGAGTTGGGTGGTACCGACAGCGGCCTTGAGTTGCTCTGGCGTACCCCGATTCCTGGCCGCAATAATCATTCCCCATTTATCACGAACAAGTATGTCTACGTATCCGGGGATGAGACTGGGGTCATTTGTTTGGATCGCCGCACCGGACAAGTTCTTTGGCAATCGGACAAGGACGTTGACACCGTCTTCGCCGCTAATGAGGAATTCGTTTATACCCGCGATCGAGTTGGCAATCTTTTGGTCTTCGACGCTGGTCGGCCAACGGATCCATTCCGTCGACGCTCTCTCCCCTTAGCCGAACTCGAGGCCGGCGATTACAACCTCGTCATTACTAACACGGTTTCTGATCGGGTTTATCTCGCCACCAAAGGGGGAACAATTCTCTGCATGCGCGATAAAGCTCCCAAGTATGCGGCACCTGTTCGTGTCTGGCCGACACCCCTTATCAAACCCGCCCCACTCAAAGAAGGCCAGAATCCCCCTAAAGACGGCAAATCGTGA
- a CDS encoding methylated-DNA--[protein]-cysteine S-methyltransferase has protein sequence MRGSDFQKEVWRALQTIPRGSVRTYGQVAREIGRPSAVRAVAQACAANPLALVIPCHRVVRSDGSLGGYRWGQRRKRLILQHESQL, from the coding sequence ATGAGGGGAAGCGATTTCCAAAAAGAAGTCTGGCGTGCCTTACAAACCATACCTCGCGGGAGTGTCCGAACGTATGGCCAAGTGGCGCGGGAGATAGGCCGGCCGTCGGCTGTCCGTGCCGTTGCTCAGGCGTGTGCCGCTAATCCTCTCGCGCTGGTCATTCCTTGTCACCGTGTGGTACGATCCGATGGCTCATTGGGGGGCTATCGCTGGGGACAGCGGCGTAAACGCCTCATACTCCAACATGAATCTCAATTATAG